ATGGCGTTTCGAACCTCGTAATGAAACACACACCCTTTGATCCAGTCTTTCAACCAGGGAAGCGTAATATTGAACGCGACCGTCTGCTCGTTGATCAGCCCTTGCCGCTTTCGATCTTCAGGTACCAGAACCAGTCCCTGCTGCAACGCATCGCGGGGACTGCGAATCTGTGTCGGTTTCCCATCAATTTGAATGGTGCCACTCTGGATACGATCAATGCCAAATAGGGCGCGTGCCAATTCGGTCCGACCGGCGCCCACCAGTCCGGACAATCCCAGCACTTCTCCGTACCTGACCTCAAAAGAGATATTTTGCACGAGAGGATTACTGAGTTCGGAAACTTTTAAAGCCACCTCGCCGGGGCGATAAGGGGGCCGGGGAAAATGTTCTTTGATATCACGGCCCACCATCCATTGGATGAGCGTTCCCGTATCAACCTCTTCTGTTTTGGCCGTCCCGACTGACTTTCCATCGCGTAAGACTGTGATCCGATCCGAGAGTCGCGTGATTTCTTCCATCCGGTGAGAAATATAAATGATGCCCACTCCCTGTTCGCGCAGGTGTCTTAACGTTTTGAATAACGCATCGACTTCAACTTCGGAAAGTGAAGACGTGGGCTCATCCAGAATCAGGATCCGTGCTTCCTGAGATAACGCGCGGGCGATTTCTACCAGTTGCTGTTGGGCCGTGCTCAAGTCGGAAACCAGCGCACTCACATCACTGATTTCGGACAGATCCAGTTGTTTGATCAATTCTTCTGCCTGCCGATTCATTTGAGAACGGCTCAAAATTCCCAGCGAGACCGGTTCTCTACCGAGAAAGATATTCTCTGCTACAGACAGATTGGGCGCCAGTGAAAGTTCCTGATGGATCAAGCGAATTTTCTGCCGGTCGGCATCGGCTACATTTCGCAGCTTGATCTGATTTTGATCCAGCCAGATTTTTCCCTGATCGGGTTGATAGATGCCGCCCAGGATTTTGATTAGTGTGCTTTTGCCCGCACCGTTCTCTCCCAGCAAGGTATGAATTTCACCCGCCTCGAGATCGAAGCTGATTTCATCCAGCGCTATCACAGCACCAAAGCGTTTGGTGATTCTCTGGAGTCTCAGTAGCGGTACACTTTTGGCAGACATCAATCAGTTTGCCTCCAGAAACTGCTCCGCATTTTCAGCTGTAATTAACTCCACGCGCACTTTGACATCTTTTTCGACCTCTTCACCACGTAAATGTGCCAGCATTTTCTGAGCGGCAATCTGACCGATTTCGCGTGGAAACTGGGCTGAGGTGGAATGCAATTTACCCGCTTGAATGGCTTTGATCCCCGGCTGGGAACCATCGACGGTGACGATCGTGACCTGATCCAGTTTGTTGGCTGAGTCCAATGCTGATATCACGCCCAGCGCATTGGGATCATTGATCGCGAAGACCGCGTTCAAATCGGGATAGCGACCAATGAGATCGCGCATCACAGGGCGTGCTCCTTCGGTTGTGCCTTTGGCTTCCTGCACATCCAGAATTTCCATTTCGGGATATTGCGTCATTTCTGTTTTAAATCCTTCCACCCGATCGATGCAGGCTTTATTCACAGACAAATGCAGTACCACCAGCTTTGCTTTCGGATTCACTTTTGCCAGTGCCTGCGCCGCCAGCTTTCCGGCGAGCACATTATCCGAAGCGACCGTGCACACAATCAATTCTTCATCTGATTTTTTCACTGGCGCATCAACGATGATGATCGGCACGTTTTTTCGCTGGGCCTCGAGCAACGAACCTTTCAAACCTTCCCAGTTGACCGGGTTCACAAATATGCCGGCAGCACCTTGCAGGATCAAATCGGAGAGATCGTTTTTCTGCTTCAGAGAATTGAACTGTGCGTCCAGAATGACGAGCCGATCTCCGTTGGCTTCAATCTCTTTTTTCAAACCTTCGCCGAGATCAACAAAAAACGGATTGTTCAGAGTTTGAAAGGAAACACCAAACAGTTTGCCTTTTGCAGCTTCTGTAGGAGATTTCTGCGGGCCAGAACCTGGGTCTTCACTACAACCGATTGAAAACGGGACGAGTAGCAGGACGATGAGAGAAGAGATCAGAAACTTTCGCGCACTGTTCATAATCAACCTTCGTTTCGATGGAATAGTAAGAATTCCTCTGTAAAACGACACAGCCTGTTACTCTTAAGTAACAAATTTGGGAGGTGATGAAAAGGTTGAGCAGCAAATGTGCGGATCAGACTTTGAATCACACACTTGGTTTCAGGCCTGCCTAAGCAGCTCTCCGAATTGTATCCTGGGGGCGTTTCATTGAAGCAGACTGATATTCAGGCAGAATTCTCTGAATCTCTTCCAGGATCAGGTATGAAGGTTGTTCGGTAAGATTGGCCAGACGGTCAAATGCTTCGCGAATGAACTGTTCACTGAAACCGACTTTCTCTGCGACCATAATTTTGGGGTGGCATGTTGGCAGATGCTTTTCCCCGTCCACGTGCAACTCTTCGTAGAGTTTTTCGCCGGGACGCAAGCCTGTGAATTTGATCTCGATATCTTCTCCCAGCTTCAAGCCGGATAATTGCACCAGGTCGGCAGCCAGATCTACAATCCGAACCGGTTCACCCATATCGAGCACGAAAATCTCGCCGCCACGTCCCATAGCGCCCGCCTGAATGACGAGCTGGGATGCTTCGGGAATGGTCATAAAATAGCGCTGCATCCGTTCGTCGGTCACGGTAATCGGACCGCCGTTCTGAATTTGCTGGGTAAAGATAGGGACAACGCTCCCTGCAGATCCCAATACATTTCCAAAGCGAACGGTCACAAAATGGCATTTGGAACGTGCCGCCAGAGATTGCACATACAGCTCGGCAATTCGCTTGTTGGCCCCCATCACATTCGTCGGGTTGACGGCTTTATCTGAGGAAATCATCACAAAGGTGCCAACCTCGAATTCCTCTGCCAGATCAGCGAGCCGTTTTGTTGCCAAAGCGATATTTTTAACGGCCTCTCCCGGGTTATTTTCCATCAACGGAACATGCTTATAAGCTGCCGCATGAAAGAGAATATCGGGCTGATACTCGTTCATGACAGACCGAATCCGTTTGGAATCATTCAGGTCTGCGATCACGACATCAAACCGCCCTTGATAGCCAAGCTTGATTAATTCGCGTTCCAGATAAAACTGGCTGTTCTCAGAACGATCCACGAGAATCAATTTTTTCGGCGAAAACTGTAATAACTGTCGACATATTTCCGAGCCGATGCTTCCTGCGCTACCGGTTACCATCAGCACACGGTCATCCATCCAGTCACGAATATTCTGCATATCCAGTTGAACGGGCTCTCTGCCTAACAAGTCTTCGATACAAACCGGACGAGGTTTCATCTCGACTGTGCCGGACAGCAATTGCTGATAACTGGGAAGGACCTGTACCTGGATTTGCGCAGAGTTACCGGCTTCTACCAGTTGACGCACAGTCTTACCCGGAATCTCATCTGCTGGTAAGAGAATATCTGAAACCGCATATCGCTCCGCCAGCGAACACATTTCCTGCAACGCCCCCAGAACGGGAATGCCATTGATGCGTGTTCCCAGCCGATTCGGATGATCATCCAGAAAACCGACGACCTTCAAGCACGAATTTTTATTCCGCTCAATAATGCGCAGTAAAGCCGCACCGGACTCGTTTGCTCCCACAATGAAGGTGGGCTTACAATGACTCTGATGCCGCAAGATGCGTCCGCTATCCTGAATGATGCGAATCCCGGCACACACCCCACAGACGGCTAAAATGGTGGATCCCCAGTCAATCAGAAACACGGAGCGTGGAATCATAATGTTGGGGTAAATTAAATAATCGATGATCGCCAGGGCAGCCGAACTCAAGGTGACTGCCTTTGCAAGAT
This genomic interval from Gimesia alba contains the following:
- a CDS encoding sugar ABC transporter ATP-binding protein, with amino-acid sequence MSAKSVPLLRLQRITKRFGAVIALDEISFDLEAGEIHTLLGENGAGKSTLIKILGGIYQPDQGKIWLDQNQIKLRNVADADRQKIRLIHQELSLAPNLSVAENIFLGREPVSLGILSRSQMNRQAEELIKQLDLSEISDVSALVSDLSTAQQQLVEIARALSQEARILILDEPTSSLSEVEVDALFKTLRHLREQGVGIIYISHRMEEITRLSDRITVLRDGKSVGTAKTEEVDTGTLIQWMVGRDIKEHFPRPPYRPGEVALKVSELSNPLVQNISFEVRYGEVLGLSGLVGAGRTELARALFGIDRIQSGTIQIDGKPTQIRSPRDALQQGLVLVPEDRKRQGLINEQTVAFNITLPWLKDWIKGCVFHYEVRNAIVERAVSRFGVRLSDAEQPVRDLSGGNQQKVLVGRWMEQPPKILILDEPTRGIDVGAREDMYRIIGELVEQGMALILISSDLDEVLNISHKVGTFREGRLTGIYEAQKVSAEQIMQQLTGGATSESR
- a CDS encoding sugar ABC transporter substrate-binding protein, producing the protein MNSARKFLISSLIVLLLVPFSIGCSEDPGSGPQKSPTEAAKGKLFGVSFQTLNNPFFVDLGEGLKKEIEANGDRLVILDAQFNSLKQKNDLSDLILQGAAGIFVNPVNWEGLKGSLLEAQRKNVPIIIVDAPVKKSDEELIVCTVASDNVLAGKLAAQALAKVNPKAKLVVLHLSVNKACIDRVEGFKTEMTQYPEMEILDVQEAKGTTEGARPVMRDLIGRYPDLNAVFAINDPNALGVISALDSANKLDQVTIVTVDGSQPGIKAIQAGKLHSTSAQFPREIGQIAAQKMLAHLRGEEVEKDVKVRVELITAENAEQFLEAN
- a CDS encoding polysaccharide biosynthesis protein, with amino-acid sequence MRRQLFWMVVFLPIFCAIYYLAFWLRFEGSLNVDGVLGEYGFRMFRSTVLWAVGLKTLTFWGSGVYKIRSRYITVLDLVNLAKAVTLSSAALAIIDYLIYPNIMIPRSVFLIDWGSTILAVCGVCAGIRIIQDSGRILRHQSHCKPTFIVGANESGAALLRIIERNKNSCLKVVGFLDDHPNRLGTRINGIPVLGALQEMCSLAERYAVSDILLPADEIPGKTVRQLVEAGNSAQIQVQVLPSYQQLLSGTVEMKPRPVCIEDLLGREPVQLDMQNIRDWMDDRVLMVTGSAGSIGSEICRQLLQFSPKKLILVDRSENSQFYLERELIKLGYQGRFDVVIADLNDSKRIRSVMNEYQPDILFHAAAYKHVPLMENNPGEAVKNIALATKRLADLAEEFEVGTFVMISSDKAVNPTNVMGANKRIAELYVQSLAARSKCHFVTVRFGNVLGSAGSVVPIFTQQIQNGGPITVTDERMQRYFMTIPEASQLVIQAGAMGRGGEIFVLDMGEPVRIVDLAADLVQLSGLKLGEDIEIKFTGLRPGEKLYEELHVDGEKHLPTCHPKIMVAEKVGFSEQFIREAFDRLANLTEQPSYLILEEIQRILPEYQSASMKRPQDTIRRAA